A section of the Elizabethkingia anophelis R26 genome encodes:
- a CDS encoding sigma-54-dependent transcriptional regulator, with protein sequence MPGTILIIDDELKLLKLLGMILSQENFSVKEASTARSAMNMLEQHDFDVVLSDVRLPDAFGVELVKAIKTKYPEKEVILMTAFGNISDAVQAMKNGAYDYLVKGDDNEKIIPLVYRAIEKAKDNRAHNTTPVCKLKGLDQILGTAESILQSKKLAERVAHTDATVLLTGETGTGKEVFAHAIHETGNRSNKNFVAINCSAFSKEILESELFGHKQGAFTGAVKDKKGLVEEANGGTLFLDEIGEMPMDLQAKLLRVLETGEFIKMGETKVSISNFRLIAATNRNLLEEVKQGNFREDLYFRLNVFEIHLPALRERKEDLKILAKNFIDVFSKKMNLISKVQVSEDYYKTLKKNNWQGNIRELRNTVERSLILMNNNILDADSLPLYSEQNSAETDSLSIKTLEKEHIQKVLQYTKGNKAEAARLLEIGIATLYRKLEEYQLR encoded by the coding sequence ATGCCGGGAACTATCCTCATCATTGACGACGAGCTGAAACTTCTGAAACTTCTGGGAATGATTCTTTCTCAGGAAAACTTCAGTGTAAAGGAAGCTTCAACTGCAAGATCAGCCATGAATATGCTGGAGCAGCATGACTTTGACGTTGTACTGAGTGATGTCCGTCTTCCGGATGCATTTGGTGTAGAGCTTGTAAAGGCCATTAAAACCAAATATCCTGAAAAGGAAGTGATTCTGATGACAGCCTTCGGGAATATTTCAGATGCTGTACAGGCAATGAAGAACGGTGCATATGACTATCTGGTAAAAGGAGATGATAACGAGAAAATTATTCCTCTCGTATACAGAGCCATTGAAAAAGCAAAAGATAACAGAGCTCATAATACAACCCCGGTATGTAAGTTAAAAGGTCTGGATCAAATCCTGGGAACTGCAGAATCTATTCTTCAGTCAAAAAAGTTAGCAGAACGGGTTGCCCATACAGACGCTACTGTATTGCTAACAGGAGAAACAGGAACCGGGAAAGAGGTATTTGCCCATGCTATCCATGAAACGGGAAACCGAAGCAATAAAAATTTTGTTGCGATCAACTGCTCTGCCTTCAGTAAAGAAATTCTGGAAAGTGAATTATTCGGACATAAGCAAGGTGCTTTTACCGGTGCTGTAAAAGATAAAAAAGGATTGGTGGAAGAAGCTAATGGCGGGACTCTTTTTCTTGATGAAATCGGAGAAATGCCAATGGATTTGCAGGCGAAATTGCTACGCGTACTGGAGACCGGAGAATTTATTAAAATGGGTGAAACGAAAGTATCTATCTCTAATTTCCGTCTTATCGCTGCAACCAACAGAAACCTTTTGGAAGAAGTAAAACAGGGAAATTTCAGAGAAGATCTATACTTCAGACTCAATGTTTTTGAAATTCACTTGCCGGCATTGCGTGAAAGAAAGGAAGACCTGAAAATTCTTGCCAAAAACTTTATCGATGTCTTCAGTAAAAAAATGAATCTGATTTCAAAAGTTCAGGTTTCCGAAGATTATTATAAAACCTTAAAGAAAAATAACTGGCAGGGAAATATTCGTGAGCTTAGAAACACTGTTGAAAGAAGTCTTATTCTGATGAATAACAATATTCTGGATGCCGACAGCCTTCCTCTATACTCAGAACAAAATTCTGCAGAAACAGATTCATTGAGTATTAAGACTCTTGAAAAAGAACACATCCAGAAAGTATTACAATATACCAAAGGCAATAAAGCCGAAGCTGCAAGACTTTTAGAAATCGGTATAGCAACGTTATATCGTAAACTGGAAGAATACCAGCTAAGATAG